In Streptomyces qaidamensis, one DNA window encodes the following:
- a CDS encoding aldolase/citrate lyase family protein: MTAGDVHLLRRRLRAALTAEEPAVGTFVKLASPDVVELAAAAGFAFVVVDLEHSTLTERDAVDLVRHADVCGLPALVRVPEVDAAAVNRLLEAGAAGIQLSMLTRVAQADALVAATRFAPSGRRSVSLANRAARFGATPLAGFLRREQDDPPVLVGQIETASTDPLPDLLAALDVCFVGSTDLAVDLGLSADPAELRGAVDRVRDAARSAAVAFGGWAPARGAAKDLGLADADYLVVGSDLQMLAAGLRAAVREENQ, encoded by the coding sequence ATGACCGCCGGTGACGTCCACCTGCTGCGGCGCCGCCTTCGCGCGGCCCTGACGGCGGAGGAACCCGCTGTCGGCACGTTCGTCAAGCTGGCGTCGCCCGACGTGGTGGAACTGGCCGCGGCGGCCGGATTCGCGTTCGTGGTCGTCGACCTCGAACATTCCACCCTCACCGAACGAGACGCCGTCGACCTGGTGCGCCACGCCGACGTGTGCGGGCTGCCGGCCCTGGTCCGCGTGCCGGAGGTGGACGCCGCCGCGGTCAATCGGCTCCTGGAGGCCGGGGCGGCGGGCATCCAGCTCTCCATGCTCACCCGCGTCGCCCAGGCCGACGCACTCGTCGCCGCGACCCGGTTCGCTCCATCCGGCCGCCGTTCGGTGAGCCTGGCCAACAGGGCCGCCCGGTTCGGTGCGACCCCGCTGGCCGGGTTCCTCCGCCGCGAGCAGGACGACCCGCCGGTGCTCGTCGGCCAGATCGAGACGGCGTCCACCGATCCTCTGCCGGATCTGCTCGCCGCTCTCGACGTGTGCTTCGTCGGCAGCACGGACCTCGCGGTCGACCTGGGCCTGTCGGCGGACCCGGCGGAGCTGCGCGGCGCCGTGGACCGGGTTCGTGACGCCGCCCGCTCCGCGGCGGTGGCGTTCGGCGGCTGGGCACCGGCCCGGGGGGCCGCGAAGGACTTGGGCCTTGCCGACGCCGACTACCTGGTCGTCGGCTCGGACCTGCAGATGTTGGCGGCCGGCCTGCGGGCGGCCGTCCGAGAGGAGAACCAGTGA
- a CDS encoding cupin domain-containing protein: protein MSTRNAALFDTVVNWDELPVTQVRPGVRRRVYATDEVMICHHELDVGMTLNPHRHETFDQLVHIAEGRANYYVDGVAHDMRAGSFLLVPRGSEHYVEPTESPCVNIDFFVPPRADLLP, encoded by the coding sequence GTGAGCACACGCAACGCAGCGCTGTTCGACACCGTCGTCAACTGGGACGAGCTACCGGTGACCCAGGTGCGGCCGGGGGTCCGCCGTCGCGTCTACGCGACGGACGAGGTGATGATCTGCCACCACGAGCTCGACGTCGGCATGACCCTCAACCCGCACCGGCACGAAACCTTCGACCAACTGGTCCACATAGCCGAGGGGCGCGCCAACTACTACGTGGACGGTGTCGCGCACGACATGCGTGCCGGATCGTTCCTGCTGGTTCCCCGCGGCAGCGAGCACTACGTGGAGCCGACGGAGAGCCCCTGCGTGAACATCGACTTCTTCGTCCCGCCGCGGGCCGACCTGCTTCCCTGA